The DNA region GGAACTGGTTATGCTGGAGGTACTGCTGTTTCCTGCACAAACAGTTCAGAAAAAGAAGTAGTATTTGGAGAGGAAGATAGATTAAGAGAAGTAATAGATGGAACCCTTAAGATTTTGAAAGGAGATTTGTTTGTAGTAATGACTGGGTGCACTTCTGATATTATAGGAGATGATGTGGGTCAGGTAGTTTCCAAATACCAAAAAGAGGGTGTACCAATAGTATATGCAGAAACTGGTGGCTTTAAAGGAACTAATTATGTGGGACATGAATTGGTAATTGAAGCTATTATAAATCAATTTATAGGAGATGTTCAGCCAAAGGTTAAAAAGAGTTTGGTTAATGTTTGGTCTTCAGTTCCTTATCAGGATCCATTTTGGGCTGGGAATCTGGCAGAGATTAAGCGTCTGTTAGAGGGAATAGGACTAAAAGTAAATATACTATTTGGTCCAAAATCCAAGGGGGTAGAGGAATGGAAAACTATTCCCAATGCTGAGTTTAACATTGTATTATCTCCATGGGTAGGACTGAAAACAGCAAAACTATTAAAAAACAAATATGGAACACCCTATTTATATCATCCAATACTTCCTATAGGTGCTAAACAAACCACAGAGTTTTTGAGAGAAGTAGTTGGATTTGGAAATCTGGATAAAAATAAGGCGGAAGATTTTATAAGAGAAGAAGAAAAAAATTATTACTATTACTTGGGGAGATCAGCTGACTTTTTTTTAGAATTTCGTTATGGTTTATTTCATAGGTTCTTTACTATCACTGATTCCTTTTATGCTCTTGGTATAAATAAATTCTTAATAAAGGAGCTTGGGCTTGTACCAGGTCAGCAGTATATTACTGAGGATACTCCAAAGGAACATCAGGAATCTATAAGAAATGAATTTGAAAACTCTTCAAAGGCCGTTTCGGCAGAGGTTATATTTGAAACTGATGGTGGAAAAATCCATGAGGGCATAAGAAATTATGATCATAAAAACCATAAACCACTAATTATAGGTAGCTTTTGGGATAAGGATATAGTTTCTGAATTGAAGGGATATGAATTGGATATTTCAATTCCAATACTAAACAGTCTTATATTGGATAAGAATTATGTTGGTTACAGTGGTGCATTAACTCTCACTGAAGATATATATAATAGTATTCTACATGTTTATTAAGTCTAATTTTCCGGGTGATTCGACAAAGTATTGATTATTATCAATATGTGATTAGAAAATTTTCACAGGTAAATTTTGCATTATTACTGCCTATGAGAATTACTTGGAGAATATAGTGCTATATGATTTTTTTAATCATGGGAGGATTAATATGAAAATAAATTTAGAAATATCTGAAGTGGCAATCAGGGAAAAATTTAGAGATATTTTAAATAAAAATAAGAGAAAAGCTTATTTGAAAGTTTTCCTCTTATTTTATGTTTAACAGAACATTTCATTGTGACAATAAAAATATATTTTATATAGGAAAATACTAAGCTAAAAGTAAAACTGATGTTGATTTAACAAGAGCAGTTACTTCTGAGCCTTCTTTGATACCAAGATCTTCAATGGATTCAAGAGATACTATTGAAGTAATATGATTTCCCCCACCGATGTCTACAACCACTTCAGCAGTTATAACACCTTTTTTTACATTTGTAACTTTTCCCTTTAATTGGTTTCTTGCACTAATAGACATAATTGTTTCCTCCCATTTTCTCTTTATTTTTTATTATATATATATATATTTTCTTCCCTTTGTCTATAATTATACATAAATTTTATGAAAAATAAAATTTTGGGCAATGTACCTTTATATGTATAATCGTCTTGTTATGTACTTGTATATAATATATGGGATTAAATTTTAATTACCATATGATACGAAATCAATCATACAGGGATTATAATTAAATTTTTTGTTGATTTTTGTATGGTTTTATTTTTAAAAATAATTATTAACAAATTATTAATTTTAATTTATTGTAAATTAAATATATTCTGATAATTATTTTATATTAAACATATTGACAAAATTTTGTTGAAAATACGTTGACAGAGGCCAATGAAAATGTTATCATAAATTCATGAAATGAATAAAGGGATTGTAACTGTTAGGCAGGCAAAACCCAAGTTAAGATAAATTTTATATTTATTTTGATTTGGGTGTTTTATTATGTGAACAATAAATTTGCTAGTTATATTATTATATTGAAGATGCCTGTGATTGGGTTATAGAGTAATAGCATTTTTATCCGATGACTACCCGTTCTAATACTCTCCTCGCACTCAGTGAAAGTGATTCACACAAAATCAAAGATTTTGGTTCTCTACTTGCACTCTGTGAAAGCGATTCACAGAAAATCGAAGATTTTTGTTCTCTGCTTTTCTTCAAAGTGGGAGTAAAAAACGGCTACGTCCCTGGATAACGATTTCTAAGCATCAGATGAATAGAAACTCCACCTGATGCCAAGAACTCTGTTTATAGCACATAACATTGGGGTGATTACTGTGATAATTAAAAAAGTATTAAATAACAATGTAGTTACAACTTTAGATGAAAATACAAAGCTTGAAAAAGTAGTTATGGGTAGAGGAATTGCCTTTCAAAAAAAGATAGGGGACATGCTGGATAGTTCAAAAATTGAAAAGGTTTTTATTTTGGAAAACACAATTGAAAATGAAAAGTTTCAAAAATTAGTAAATGAAATTCCTATGGAGTATGTAAAATTATCTGAAGCTATAATAAGTTACGGTAAAGAAAAATTAAATACAGAGTTCGATGATCATATTTATATAGCACTTACAGATCACATAGCATTTGCAATTAAAAGATTTAAAGAAGGGATTAGTCTTAAAAATCATTTACTCTGGGAAATTCAGAGGATTCATAAAAATGAATATGAAGTTGGTTTATGGTCACTAAAACTTATTGAAAAAGAATTGGACATTAAAATGAATGTAGATGAAGCTGGTTATATTGCTTTGCACTTAATTGACGCTTCACTAAATGAGAGTATGAACAATACTATGAACATAACTACAATTGTTCAGGAAATATTGAATATAATAAAATATTTTTTCACAATAGAATTTAATGAGGATGATATATCCTATGACAGACTGATAACACACCTGAAGTATTTTGCTCAGAGGGTGGTTTCAAATAAAACTTTGTCTCAAGATCATGACGAATTTTTAGAAATGGTAAAGATAAATTATAAACAGCCCTGTAACTGTGCTTTAAAAGTAAAGAAATTTATTGAAAAAAATTATCATTATAAAATAAATGATGGAGAAATAGTTTATCTTACTCTGCACATACAGAGAGTTATTTCCAGTGTGGAGAATCATGAAAAAAATAAAACTTAATATCCGGGATTGTTACTGGTTATGCAGGCAAAACCTAAGTTGAAGGATATACAGTAGGTATATTTCATCAATTTAGGTTTTTTTATTTTGTATTAGCAATTGCTAATTTATATAAATTTAGAATATTGGTTATGTCAGGAAATTTAACAAGCATAAAGTTAAATTTATACAAGGTTGATGAGTAAAGCCTATGAAAAAGTTACTGCTATTTTTTTAGTAAAAACAATAATATCTGACATAGAAAAAATTAAATTATTGAGGAGGGTTAAATAATGGATTATAGCAAAATAGCTAAAGAGATTTTAAAGTATTTAGGTGGTGAAAGTAACGTATTAAGTGCAGCACATTGTGCAACAAGGCTGAGAGTTGTTTTAAAAAATGACAAAAGGGCAGATGTAAAAAAAATTGAAAAAATTGATGTAGTTAAAGGGGTATTTAACAGTTCAGGTCAGCTGCAGATTATAATTGGACAGGGAACAGTAAATAAGGTTTATGATGCATTTATAGAAGGAACCTCTATTCAACAGGCCAGTTTAAGTGATGCTAAAAAAGCCGCAATGAAAAACATGAATATCTTCGCAAAATTTGCAAGAATGTTATCAAACATATTTATTCCTATTATACCTGCCATAGTTGCCAGTGGTCTTTTGATGGGACTATTGGGTATGTTTCAGACCTTTCACTGGGTAAATGACAAAAGTGGAATATATATATTGCTAAATATGTTTTCAAATGCAGCTTTTGTATTTTTGCCTGTTTTAATTGCCTTCAGTGCTGCTAGGGAATTTGGCACTAATCCATTTCTTGCAGCAGCACTAGGCGGGATAATGATACATCCGGATCTTCAAAATGCCTGGACA from Clostridium pasteurianum BC1 includes:
- a CDS encoding TOBE domain-containing protein, with translation MSISARNQLKGKVTNVKKGVITAEVVVDIGGGNHITSIVSLESIEDLGIKEGSEVTALVKSTSVLLLA
- a CDS encoding nitrogenase component 1, with the translated sequence MAEIIEQPRYVCAIGAQQTVLAINKAIPILNSGPGGSEKVFSGVSLDAGDAGYQGTGYAGGTAVSCTNSSEKEVVFGEEDRLREVIDGTLKILKGDLFVVMTGCTSDIIGDDVGQVVSKYQKEGVPIVYAETGGFKGTNYVGHELVIEAIINQFIGDVQPKVKKSLVNVWSSVPYQDPFWAGNLAEIKRLLEGIGLKVNILFGPKSKGVEEWKTIPNAEFNIVLSPWVGLKTAKLLKNKYGTPYLYHPILPIGAKQTTEFLREVVGFGNLDKNKAEDFIREEEKNYYYYLGRSADFFLEFRYGLFHRFFTITDSFYALGINKFLIKELGLVPGQQYITEDTPKEHQESIRNEFENSSKAVSAEVIFETDGGKIHEGIRNYDHKNHKPLIIGSFWDKDIVSELKGYELDISIPILNSLILDKNYVGYSGALTLTEDIYNSILHVY
- the licT gene encoding BglG family transcription antiterminator LicT, with translation MIIKKVLNNNVVTTLDENTKLEKVVMGRGIAFQKKIGDMLDSSKIEKVFILENTIENEKFQKLVNEIPMEYVKLSEAIISYGKEKLNTEFDDHIYIALTDHIAFAIKRFKEGISLKNHLLWEIQRIHKNEYEVGLWSLKLIEKELDIKMNVDEAGYIALHLIDASLNESMNNTMNITTIVQEILNIIKYFFTIEFNEDDISYDRLITHLKYFAQRVVSNKTLSQDHDEFLEMVKINYKQPCNCALKVKKFIEKNYHYKINDGEIVYLTLHIQRVISSVENHEKNKT